The proteins below are encoded in one region of Candidatus Gracilibacteria bacterium:
- the lgt gene encoding prolipoprotein diacylglyceryl transferase — MSIFDFSFLGIHIAPTWYGLMYAIGFIACYEYIKKNGYISTKDTDSLLLFVFLGVILGGRIGYVILYDFSYFLEHPMEIFATWNGGMSFHGGAIGVIIAIFLFAWKKKYNVFDVSDPIVTILPLALGLGRIGNYINQELLGFFPYSGPLAIEKNGISYFPSTLLEASLEGGLLLIVMLVWKYFETKTGRKRGYASALFLGGYGIFRLFAELFRLPDVQIGYLFSTDWITLGMMYTIPMMLGSLVVFFFARNLQR, encoded by the coding sequence ATGAGTATATTTGACTTCTCATTTCTTGGCATCCACATCGCACCAACATGGTATTGATTGATGTATGCCATTGGCTTCATCGCATGCTACGAATATATCAAAAAAAATGGATACATTTCCACAAAAGATACTGATTCACTTCTTCTTTTTGTCTTCCTCGGTGTCATACTGGGTGGACGTATTGGCTATGTGATACTGTATGATTTCTCATATTTCCTCGAGCATCCTATGGAAATATTCGCAACATGGAATGGTGGAATGAGCTTCCATGGTGGAGCTATCGGCGTTATTATCGCGATATTTCTTTTTGCTTGGAAGAAGAAATATAACGTATTCGACGTGTCCGATCCAATTGTAACGATACTTCCGCTTGCACTCGGACTCGGGAGAATCGGTAACTATATCAATCAAGAGCTTCTCGGATTTTTCCCATATAGCTGACCTCTTGCTATCGAGAAAAATGGAATTTCCTATTTCCCGAGCACGCTTCTAGAAGCCTCTCTCGAAGGATGACTTCTTCTCATCGTCATGCTCGTTTGGAAGTATTTCGAGACGAAAACAGGCAGAAAACGATGATACGCTTCTGCCCTATTTCTTGGATGATATGGAATATTTCGACTTTTCGCAGAGCTCTTCCGACTTCCTGATGTACAGATCGGATACCTCTTCTCGACGGATTGGATCACACTCGGGATGATGTATACGATTCCGATGATGCTCGGAAGTCTCGTAGTATTTTTCTTCGCACGGAATCTCCAACGATAA